A genomic window from Levilactobacillus yonginensis includes:
- a CDS encoding MerR family transcriptional regulator: MASKRYRIGEFSKLVGLSTYTLRYYENQGLILSQRDDNGVRYYVEEDIRWVGFILHLKGTGMQLNDLKQYVKLRAEGDTTIAERRQLLQRVKDNAEAEIAEQQVHLKVLGHKIDWYDGKTAHTIDDSESFHDYLRRFQD; this comes from the coding sequence TTGGCCAGCAAACGTTATCGAATTGGCGAGTTTTCAAAGTTAGTGGGATTATCTACGTATACGTTACGCTACTATGAGAATCAGGGATTGATTCTTTCCCAACGCGATGACAATGGTGTTCGCTATTACGTTGAGGAGGACATTCGTTGGGTTGGATTTATCTTGCATTTAAAGGGAACTGGGATGCAACTCAACGACTTAAAACAGTACGTCAAGCTGCGTGCCGAAGGTGATACAACGATTGCTGAACGGCGCCAACTGTTGCAACGAGTCAAGGACAACGCTGAAGCTGAGATTGCGGAACAACAGGTGCATTTGAAAGTTTTGGGACACAAAATCGACTGGTATGATGGCAAAACAGCTCATACAATTGATGATTCGGAAAGTTTTCATGACTATTTACGGAGATTTCAGGATTAG
- a CDS encoding MDR family MFS transporter gives MTTNNNHAYNRVGLMVTLMFGTFCTALTTNMLVTAYPTLMNRFALSSATVQWLTTGFLLVMGIMIPISAWLINNYSLRTIYLTALSFFLIGLVISYTASSFGLILLGRLIQAIGVGITFPTIQTVLLVTFPADKRGAMMGLGGIVIGLAPALGPTVSGWILDNASWRDLFGVMIPPVILVLVLSLFFVQPVIPIKKSPIDKFAILLSTIGFGSLLYGFSEVGENGWGSVTVICGILVGLVFIGWFARHEWPQAQPFLNVRLLKISSFTIASFITALSNTAMIGIQVVLPMYLQQVRGLSPFHSGLMILPGALIYGVVSLISGTLYDRMGGRRLALIGTFLLTLGTLPFAFLTRNTPYSYVICEYTILMIGVALVTMPITAASSIDLQGIQLSHGTAVNSTMRQVMTSMGTAILGSVLANVTTNHLPAQTLRNTAPLLYQNQSYQAAMTGFHAAFLVATAFGILDFIFACFLKSHRQEVIA, from the coding sequence ATGACTACTAACAATAATCATGCTTATAATCGGGTGGGACTTATGGTCACTCTCATGTTCGGAACGTTCTGTACAGCACTGACCACAAACATGTTGGTCACCGCCTACCCCACCTTAATGAATCGTTTCGCACTTTCTAGTGCCACCGTTCAATGGCTGACCACCGGTTTTTTGCTAGTCATGGGGATCATGATTCCCATCAGCGCATGGCTAATTAACAACTATAGTCTCCGAACAATTTATTTGACCGCACTCAGCTTCTTTTTAATTGGCCTAGTTATCAGCTACACGGCCAGCAGTTTTGGCCTCATCCTGTTAGGACGGTTAATTCAAGCAATCGGCGTGGGAATCACCTTTCCCACTATTCAAACCGTTTTGCTAGTGACCTTTCCTGCCGACAAAAGGGGCGCCATGATGGGGCTCGGTGGAATCGTCATTGGCTTAGCACCTGCATTAGGCCCAACCGTCTCTGGCTGGATTCTAGACAATGCTAGCTGGCGTGATCTATTTGGCGTCATGATTCCACCCGTTATTTTGGTTCTCGTCCTGTCACTTTTCTTCGTACAGCCAGTCATCCCGATTAAAAAATCGCCCATCGATAAGTTCGCAATTCTCTTATCAACAATTGGTTTTGGGAGTCTCCTCTACGGCTTTTCAGAGGTTGGCGAAAACGGCTGGGGATCAGTAACCGTCATTTGCGGTATTTTGGTTGGCTTAGTCTTTATTGGTTGGTTTGCCCGCCACGAATGGCCCCAGGCTCAGCCTTTCCTGAACGTCCGCTTACTAAAAATATCGTCGTTTACGATTGCATCCTTCATCACAGCGCTGTCCAATACAGCCATGATTGGGATTCAAGTCGTACTTCCTATGTATCTTCAACAAGTTCGGGGCCTATCACCATTCCACTCTGGATTAATGATTCTACCTGGCGCCTTAATCTATGGCGTTGTGAGTCTAATCAGCGGCACACTCTATGACCGGATGGGTGGACGTCGCTTAGCTCTAATTGGGACCTTCCTTCTAACGCTGGGAACCCTGCCATTTGCCTTTCTCACCCGCAACACGCCTTACAGTTACGTCATCTGTGAATACACGATTCTGATGATTGGGGTCGCCCTGGTAACGATGCCGATTACGGCAGCCAGTTCCATCGACCTTCAAGGTATTCAGCTCAGCCATGGTACGGCTGTTAACAGTACCATGCGACAGGTAATGACTTCAATGGGAACTGCCATTCTGGGAAGCGTCCTGGCTAACGTGACGACTAATCATTTACCAGCCCAGACGTTACGCAATACGGCACCACTCCTTTACCAAAACCAAAGTTACCAAGCTGCCATGACTGGCTTTCACGCAGCCTTCCTGGTTGCAACGGCATTCGGCATTCTCGACTTTATCTTTGCCTGTTTCCTAAAGTCTCACCGCCAGGAGGTAATCGCATGA
- a CDS encoding DUF4811 domain-containing protein: MILILLFIGILIFIGGLLLMPTKLTRLITGTIGLLLLSAMATLMIGNDNWHWGMHQTTTTSTVSISSMSPDKRLGLLVYQPIRQSKHERVYVYKDANATQQHTMASLKTNNRVVLKTTKQAQLTTKRTYWTYNQHWQWLFKGTGSHHELVRRQNTFVLPTSWTTLSSTQAKWLATTIKANEAETKIKLQKQVANSVKAALALQPTMTTHQQQALKKKLTYQAQLVANQHLPQDLAKLVKSAHSQPVR, encoded by the coding sequence ATGATTCTAATTCTATTATTCATCGGAATCTTAATTTTTATCGGCGGCTTATTACTCATGCCAACCAAATTAACTCGACTGATCACTGGCACTATCGGTTTGCTCTTACTAAGTGCCATGGCGACGCTTATGATTGGTAACGACAACTGGCATTGGGGAATGCATCAAACCACGACCACATCAACAGTCAGTATTTCTTCAATGTCACCCGACAAACGACTGGGACTACTAGTCTACCAGCCCATCCGCCAATCTAAACATGAACGAGTCTACGTTTATAAGGATGCCAACGCCACTCAGCAACACACCATGGCCAGCCTAAAGACGAATAACCGCGTAGTCCTTAAAACAACCAAGCAGGCCCAACTGACGACCAAACGCACTTATTGGACGTACAATCAACATTGGCAGTGGTTATTCAAAGGGACCGGTAGTCATCACGAGTTGGTTCGTCGTCAAAATACGTTTGTTCTACCTACCTCATGGACGACGCTGAGTTCCACTCAAGCCAAGTGGCTAGCAACAACGATTAAGGCCAATGAGGCCGAAACCAAAATCAAGCTACAAAAACAGGTCGCCAACTCGGTTAAAGCTGCATTGGCCCTGCAGCCTACGATGACCACCCACCAGCAACAAGCCTTAAAGAAAAAGTTGACCTACCAAGCCCAACTGGTAGCCAACCAACATCTGCCCCAAGATTTGGCAAAACTCGTAAAATCTGCTCACTCACAACCGGTTCGGTAA
- a CDS encoding cupin domain-containing protein, giving the protein MAKNEDIKNGVIFPAGDKNVAYQDFFVGQSYLQGLVNDPDVSVGVGNVTFEPGCRNNWHIHHDGFQILLVTGGEGWYQEAGQAARRLKVGDVVVTKDGVKHWHGATKDSWFSHIAITAGTPEWLEPVDDQAYDALD; this is encoded by the coding sequence ATGGCAAAAAATGAAGATATCAAAAATGGTGTAATTTTTCCAGCGGGCGACAAGAATGTCGCTTATCAAGACTTTTTTGTTGGTCAGAGCTATCTCCAAGGGTTAGTTAATGATCCAGATGTGAGTGTTGGCGTTGGGAACGTCACCTTTGAACCTGGTTGTCGGAATAACTGGCATATCCACCATGACGGCTTCCAGATTCTGTTGGTTACCGGTGGTGAAGGCTGGTACCAAGAAGCTGGTCAAGCGGCACGACGGTTAAAAGTGGGTGATGTGGTCGTTACCAAGGATGGTGTTAAACATTGGCATGGTGCGACAAAGGACAGTTGGTTCAGTCATATTGCTATTACGGCCGGCACGCCAGAATGGTTAGAGCCGGTTGATGATCAGGCTTATGATGCTTTAGACTAG
- a CDS encoding SpaA isopeptide-forming pilin-related protein gives MRRKFTTVVIGILIAITAFMLGGLGAGGITAHAENVTVSGLDGNSATITDSNGTPIPNGSDLSKWNNYTIDYNWSIPDGEVIKDGDTATVTFPHSAVGRRDVTFPLYDDNGQKIGTFSIKEGESTGTITFNGALANTTKNRTGQLQFYVKGSTTEDNTNLDWGINKIGWVSERNPDGSPAKLTWNIAFNPTSSSLGQAVVTDSLGPGQEYVPGSVHAQTGSYDSNNFFNSDGGSISPAISIMGSVLTFTFSDVKTAVNMTYQTTPSVSGTSGTWKNNASLNGKNISARIVWGGSGTGNGNGDDQQAGEVILKKTAKTDGEALAGAVYDLQDANGKIIKANLVTDAEGLIKCEGLTPGNYQFVEVTPPAGFELSKDPITFTITDGQTAAVTVTATDIRENSSSEGGGTPENPGGDGNTETPTNPENPGTGTETPTNPGTETPTNPGTETPTNPTTPQKPQKPQKPQKPQKPNKLIKPTKPTGTATHKPETSNPSTQQTVTGGNGAYTTTTGNGSTGQPSGGAITAGSGVGSHSSSSATASSYVGQTLPQTGERSTQGYVWLGILLLTVTSLSAYDWKLEHKG, from the coding sequence ATGAGAAGAAAGTTTACTACCGTCGTGATTGGTATTCTGATAGCCATTACTGCCTTCATGCTTGGCGGACTTGGTGCCGGTGGCATCACTGCTCATGCGGAAAATGTCACGGTATCTGGTTTGGATGGTAACAGCGCAACAATCACAGATTCCAACGGTACCCCCATCCCTAATGGGAGCGATTTAAGCAAGTGGAATAACTATACGATTGACTACAACTGGAGTATTCCAGATGGAGAAGTCATCAAGGATGGCGACACTGCCACCGTCACCTTCCCACACAGTGCCGTTGGCCGTCGGGACGTTACTTTCCCACTCTATGACGATAACGGTCAAAAAATTGGGACTTTTAGCATCAAGGAAGGTGAAAGCACTGGAACCATTACGTTCAACGGCGCATTAGCGAATACCACCAAGAACCGCACAGGACAGTTGCAATTTTATGTGAAGGGGAGCACGACCGAAGATAACACAAACCTTGACTGGGGAATTAATAAGATTGGCTGGGTGTCTGAACGCAATCCGGACGGTTCACCAGCCAAGTTGACTTGGAACATTGCCTTCAACCCGACTAGTTCAAGTCTGGGACAGGCAGTCGTCACTGACAGTCTCGGTCCTGGTCAAGAATATGTTCCTGGCAGTGTTCATGCCCAAACCGGTAGTTACGATAGCAATAACTTTTTCAACAGTGATGGCGGATCTATCTCACCGGCCATCAGCATCATGGGTAGCGTCTTAACCTTTACTTTTAGCGATGTCAAGACTGCCGTCAACATGACCTACCAAACCACCCCCTCGGTTTCAGGCACCAGTGGAACCTGGAAAAATAACGCTTCATTGAATGGCAAAAACATCAGCGCCCGTATTGTCTGGGGCGGCAGCGGAACCGGTAATGGTAATGGTGATGATCAACAGGCCGGCGAAGTTATTTTGAAGAAAACTGCCAAAACTGACGGTGAAGCCCTAGCAGGCGCTGTTTACGATTTACAAGATGCCAATGGCAAAATCATTAAAGCAAACTTAGTAACTGATGCTGAGGGACTCATTAAATGCGAAGGGCTCACGCCTGGTAATTATCAGTTTGTTGAAGTTACCCCACCCGCTGGGTTTGAATTGAGCAAGGACCCCATTACCTTTACCATTACTGACGGACAAACGGCCGCGGTCACTGTAACGGCAACTGATATTCGCGAAAACTCCAGCTCTGAAGGTGGCGGTACACCGGAGAACCCTGGTGGCGATGGCAACACCGAAACACCTACCAATCCGGAAAATCCAGGAACCGGCACAGAAACACCTACTAATCCTGGAACTGAGACGCCTACTAACCCAGGAACAGAAACACCTACCAACCCAACAACGCCTCAAAAACCTCAGAAACCTCAGAAGCCTCAGAAGCCTCAGAAACCCAATAAACTAATCAAGCCTACCAAGCCTACCGGCACAGCGACTCACAAGCCCGAAACAAGTAACCCAAGTACTCAGCAAACCGTTACCGGTGGCAATGGTGCCTACACAACTACGACTGGTAATGGCAGTACCGGCCAACCATCCGGCGGAGCCATCACGGCTGGCAGCGGTGTTGGCAGTCACTCAAGTAGCAGCGCTACAGCCAGTTCCTACGTGGGCCAAACTTTACCTCAAACTGGTGAACGTTCCACCCAAGGTTACGTTTGGTTAGGTATCCTGTTACTCACTGTTACGAGTCTTAGTGCCTACGATTGGAAGCTGGAACACAAAGGCTAA
- a CDS encoding carboxymuconolactone decarboxylase family protein — protein MAKKQTAGRDNLGDFAPKFAELNDDVLFGQVWSREDKLSAHQRSLITISALISAGNFEQLPAHLKIGKGNGITKDEIAEVITHLSFYVGWPKAWSAFNIAKEIFTD, from the coding sequence ATGGCTAAAAAACAAACTGCAGGACGCGATAATTTGGGTGACTTTGCCCCTAAATTTGCGGAACTAAACGATGATGTTTTATTCGGACAAGTGTGGTCACGAGAGGATAAACTATCAGCCCACCAACGAAGTTTGATTACTATTTCCGCTTTGATTTCTGCCGGAAACTTTGAACAATTACCAGCGCATTTAAAGATTGGTAAGGGGAACGGCATTACTAAAGATGAAATTGCCGAAGTCATTACACACCTTTCATTTTATGTTGGTTGGCCTAAAGCTTGGTCCGCTTTCAATATTGCGAAAGAAATCTTTACGGATTAA
- a CDS encoding matrixin family metalloprotease: MRRLHHLRVRSLLMVAGATLLVTPVVSSSAITAEAASVTPSTTTLKKSSSYYRKHAKTLGKKYKLAFDAQTALKKNGKAVVYVNTKDKNLKQSVKVAMNYWNKQLGKKEFTQGTKKSHTLTFSVSKAKPSKSDSSDAWWTPAKKKLQIRQSYYTAEKQEIGSAMTEQLNDSFYRQYKSTIEAKAKANLVAKGVSTSDKNYTTLFDQEAGNVETSLPAYSTLVKDVKAVEKSYANTGRMYAYASIIAHEMGHVMGLNHSPNAKDLMYYESGNSNVYSYKKVKAGLSKYTPVTKTDKARAKLALKIYTAVH; the protein is encoded by the coding sequence ATGCGCAGATTACACCATCTAAGGGTCCGTTCACTTCTCATGGTAGCAGGCGCTACCTTGTTAGTGACCCCCGTTGTCAGTAGCAGTGCAATCACAGCGGAAGCCGCAAGTGTCACACCATCGACAACCACGCTCAAGAAAAGTTCGAGTTACTACCGCAAACACGCTAAAACTCTGGGTAAAAAATACAAATTAGCGTTCGATGCACAAACTGCTTTGAAGAAGAACGGCAAAGCCGTGGTTTATGTCAATACTAAAGACAAGAACCTTAAGCAAAGCGTCAAAGTAGCCATGAACTACTGGAACAAACAATTAGGAAAAAAGGAATTTACGCAGGGAACTAAAAAGTCCCACACGCTAACGTTCTCAGTATCCAAGGCTAAGCCTAGCAAGAGTGATTCAAGTGACGCCTGGTGGACTCCTGCTAAGAAAAAGTTGCAGATTCGACAATCCTACTACACTGCTGAAAAACAAGAAATTGGTTCAGCAATGACGGAACAACTGAACGATTCCTTCTACAGACAATACAAGAGCACTATTGAAGCTAAAGCTAAGGCTAACCTCGTTGCCAAGGGCGTCTCCACTAGTGATAAAAACTATACAACGTTATTCGATCAAGAAGCCGGTAATGTTGAAACGTCCCTGCCAGCCTATTCTACGTTAGTTAAGGACGTGAAGGCAGTCGAAAAAAGCTATGCCAATACTGGCCGGATGTATGCCTACGCTAGCATCATCGCTCACGAAATGGGCCACGTCATGGGCCTGAACCACTCACCAAATGCCAAGGATCTCATGTACTATGAGAGCGGCAATAGCAATGTTTATAGCTACAAAAAAGTTAAGGCCGGTTTATCCAAGTACACGCCCGTCACCAAAACTGACAAGGCCCGGGCAAAACTGGCTTTAAAGATTTACACAGCAGTACACTGA
- a CDS encoding GH25 family lysozyme, whose translation MQISLRKLGAGLAAFAAVVAVGVSLNTTTANAAGKKVADISQYQGNINWKKASKDLKYAIIRVQHGSKGDTGYMVDSKRNVNAKGAYKYGVPFGQYMFAEFTSVKDAQREAKDFYKRSNSHTKFYALDEEKRMPGAKSKEQTYVNAWLKTMRSLTDKPLIMYSGEWYANSNNLNFSKFDGTWIAKYSSTKPKVSGTSVDLWQHTSSGRVSGISGNVDLNKVLDNAAVKSWFSGNTTHSKASYYTSASDVTGVKTKKAVYEYSSTLFTKSHRGTKVAAGKKLAVKSIVKNNKNAYRFQLTNGKYVTANQAYVSTY comes from the coding sequence ATGCAAATTAGTTTACGTAAATTAGGGGCCGGATTAGCTGCCTTTGCTGCTGTTGTCGCTGTTGGAGTTAGTTTAAACACTACCACTGCGAACGCCGCCGGCAAAAAAGTTGCTGATATTTCGCAATACCAAGGAAATATCAACTGGAAGAAGGCGTCCAAGGACTTAAAGTACGCCATTATTCGGGTGCAACACGGTAGTAAGGGTGACACTGGTTACATGGTTGACAGCAAGCGGAACGTTAACGCTAAAGGCGCATACAAGTATGGCGTTCCATTTGGCCAATACATGTTTGCCGAATTTACCAGCGTGAAGGATGCTCAACGAGAAGCCAAAGACTTCTACAAGCGAAGTAACTCCCACACGAAGTTCTACGCACTGGATGAAGAAAAGCGGATGCCCGGTGCCAAAAGTAAGGAACAAACTTACGTTAATGCCTGGTTAAAGACTATGCGTAGTTTAACTGACAAGCCATTGATCATGTACTCTGGTGAATGGTACGCTAACTCCAACAACTTGAACTTCTCCAAGTTCGATGGAACCTGGATTGCCAAGTACAGTTCTACCAAGCCTAAAGTTTCAGGTACCTCCGTTGACTTATGGCAACACACGAGTTCAGGTAGAGTGTCCGGTATCAGTGGAAATGTTGACTTGAACAAGGTCTTAGACAACGCCGCCGTTAAGAGTTGGTTCTCAGGTAACACGACCCACTCCAAGGCTAGCTACTACACCTCAGCTAGTGATGTCACGGGTGTCAAGACCAAGAAGGCTGTTTACGAATATTCTTCCACCCTCTTTACCAAGAGTCATCGTGGAACTAAAGTGGCTGCTGGTAAGAAGTTAGCCGTCAAATCAATTGTTAAGAACAACAAGAACGCTTACCGTTTCCAATTAACGAACGGTAAGTACGTCACTGCCAACCAAGCATACGTTTCAACTTACTAA
- a CDS encoding exonuclease SbcCD subunit D codes for MRFLHTADWHIGKKLNGYDLLPEQRDAYQQIKAIAKAEKVDAVVVAGDLYDRALPSEAAVATLNDMLVDLNRREKFPLLAISGNHDSGVRLGYGQQWFTSTEFYLRTTLASALEPITVGDTQFFLLPYFEPFQARQFFQDDQIKTVNQAMERLVAAMQLKFQSGQRHVLVAHFFAAGSQHSDSETAVQVGGLNAVPVDLLAPFDYVALGHLHRKEALQNEPKVKYSGSPLKFSTSEAEDTKGVWIVDTDTTPVTVTFKPLKPWHDLVVLTDSFENLMDAERDYGVQSEDFIAIELTDTTPIPNVMQRLKTRFPRVIELQRINQLEVTPAELDIHQVQRDPLQLMTEFFEQVTRHPMQAMQQKWAKETLQAAEKEDKE; via the coding sequence ATGCGGTTTTTACATACAGCAGATTGGCATATTGGCAAAAAGTTAAACGGTTATGATTTGTTACCAGAGCAACGAGATGCGTATCAACAGATTAAGGCGATTGCTAAGGCTGAAAAAGTAGATGCTGTCGTTGTTGCTGGGGACCTCTATGACCGAGCCTTGCCGAGCGAAGCTGCAGTTGCAACATTGAACGATATGTTAGTTGACCTTAACCGGCGGGAAAAATTCCCGTTGTTAGCCATCAGTGGGAACCATGACTCTGGTGTGCGTTTAGGATATGGTCAGCAATGGTTTACGAGTACTGAATTTTATTTACGAACGACTTTAGCAAGTGCGCTTGAACCGATAACGGTTGGTGATACACAGTTCTTTTTGCTACCGTACTTTGAACCCTTTCAGGCCCGTCAATTTTTTCAAGATGATCAGATTAAAACGGTCAATCAAGCGATGGAACGGTTAGTAGCGGCTATGCAGCTGAAGTTTCAGTCGGGACAACGTCACGTTTTGGTAGCACATTTCTTTGCAGCTGGTAGTCAACATAGTGACTCTGAAACGGCCGTTCAGGTAGGGGGACTTAATGCTGTGCCGGTTGATTTACTTGCGCCGTTTGATTACGTTGCCTTGGGCCATTTGCATCGAAAGGAAGCCCTGCAAAATGAACCAAAGGTGAAATATAGTGGCTCGCCCCTAAAGTTTTCTACCAGTGAGGCGGAAGACACTAAGGGTGTTTGGATTGTCGACACGGATACGACGCCAGTCACAGTAACCTTTAAACCACTAAAACCCTGGCATGATTTAGTGGTATTAACGGATAGTTTCGAAAACTTAATGGATGCGGAACGGGATTACGGCGTACAATCGGAGGATTTTATAGCGATTGAGTTGACGGATACAACGCCAATTCCGAATGTGATGCAACGGTTAAAGACACGTTTTCCCAGAGTGATTGAGCTACAGCGGATTAATCAGCTGGAAGTTACACCAGCTGAATTGGACATTCACCAGGTACAGCGAGATCCACTACAACTCATGACTGAATTTTTTGAACAAGTAACACGACATCCAATGCAAGCGATGCAACAGAAGTGGGCGAAGGAGACCCTGCAAGCAGCTGAGAAGGAGGATAAAGAATGA
- a CDS encoding DNA-3-methyladenine glycosylase I: MAKRCDWANSSPAMQRYHDEEWCRPEHNQQKLFELLCLETYQAGLSWQTVINKRAAFQQDFHDFKIERVAAMTSVDVDQLMTDSRIIRNRRKLEATVNNAHVIQEWSAPVDFSSWLWQFVGGQPIRHAVNTTAEVPATTDLAQHISREMKKLGFKFVGPMTVYSFLQAAGLVNDHLLSCDWAPENQ; the protein is encoded by the coding sequence ATGGCTAAACGATGTGACTGGGCGAACTCTTCGCCTGCAATGCAACGGTATCATGATGAGGAATGGTGTCGACCAGAACACAATCAACAGAAGCTATTTGAATTGTTATGCTTGGAAACGTATCAGGCGGGGCTGAGTTGGCAAACGGTGATTAATAAGCGTGCTGCCTTTCAACAAGACTTCCATGACTTCAAAATTGAACGGGTGGCGGCAATGACGTCGGTGGATGTTGATCAGCTAATGACTGATTCACGAATCATTCGTAATCGGCGCAAACTAGAAGCTACGGTCAACAATGCTCACGTAATCCAGGAGTGGTCGGCACCGGTCGACTTTTCAAGTTGGTTGTGGCAATTTGTGGGTGGTCAGCCGATTCGGCATGCCGTAAACACTACTGCGGAAGTGCCTGCAACGACAGATTTGGCCCAGCATATTTCAAGAGAGATGAAGAAACTAGGATTTAAATTTGTGGGGCCTATGACGGTGTATTCATTTTTACAGGCAGCAGGCTTAGTTAATGATCATTTGCTCAGTTGTGACTGGGCGCCGGAGAATCAATAA
- a CDS encoding TetR/AcrR family transcriptional regulator, protein MVKRRTLSHEKVIDRANLMIAEEGIDHLTIRALATALEVRPQSLYNYVESLNDLLDQVGLQFVKEIEDRLMRRLVGVSGKEALMVFAQEFRQSCNQQQHLAPLLMNPNDLHQLTRTHKALVDLYQQMFRSLHLDETGDTGLVESTLYRSVLFGFIMQEIGGFLNLSQRKVNQRFEQTMALAIDQFKID, encoded by the coding sequence ATGGTGAAACGACGGACTTTATCGCATGAAAAAGTAATTGATCGGGCTAATTTGATGATTGCTGAAGAGGGGATTGACCATTTAACCATTCGGGCATTGGCCACAGCATTGGAGGTGCGACCACAATCGCTCTATAACTACGTTGAGAGCTTGAATGATTTGCTAGATCAGGTTGGGTTGCAGTTTGTTAAGGAAATTGAAGATCGGTTGATGCGTCGTTTGGTGGGGGTTTCGGGTAAAGAGGCGCTGATGGTTTTTGCCCAAGAATTTCGACAAAGTTGTAACCAGCAACAGCATTTGGCTCCCTTGCTTATGAATCCGAATGATTTACATCAGCTGACGCGGACTCACAAGGCATTGGTCGACCTGTACCAGCAAATGTTTCGGAGTCTGCACCTCGATGAAACTGGCGATACGGGATTGGTAGAATCAACACTGTATCGGTCAGTGTTGTTTGGGTTTATTATGCAGGAAATCGGGGGATTCCTGAACCTTTCTCAGCGCAAGGTCAATCAACGTTTCGAACAAACAATGGCGTTAGCAATTGATCAGTTTAAAATTGATTAG
- a CDS encoding glycosyl hydrolase family 8, which translates to MRKQRWLLRTLGVFLLGGLALGLTLGPSQPAQAKASQAVAQYNQWKKIYVGGKTQKYVKSNDGSGSITALSEGQGYGMLATVLAAKKGVKTRSTFNQMYQYYRAHRISSRLPLMQWQQTKRSGKMTSQGSQKNSATDGDLDIAYALILADKKWGSKQVNYKQAAKKLLTAIKQEELNPTTHLPTMGNWATSSYDRSKLRSSDLMTGYFKTFAKYTKDGTWTKAASRSQVAVKKLSARHKTGLFPDFILATGKSLKLKAVAPYSIESGTDNQVGYNACRVPWRLAQTYKLKHDKVTKNALNKQLRFFNQKKRIQAVYTLGGRTVNNYSNAAFVAPVHFAAKAMGKTSLKNKTAKQLSKKIPRKNYYSATLQVVTGLE; encoded by the coding sequence ATGCGAAAACAGCGATGGTTACTTAGAACGTTGGGTGTGTTCCTATTAGGTGGTTTAGCCTTGGGGTTAACACTGGGACCGTCACAACCTGCACAGGCGAAGGCCAGTCAGGCAGTTGCGCAGTACAACCAATGGAAGAAAATATACGTGGGTGGCAAAACGCAAAAATACGTGAAATCGAATGATGGTTCCGGGAGCATCACGGCATTATCTGAGGGGCAGGGTTACGGGATGTTAGCCACAGTTTTGGCGGCAAAGAAGGGGGTCAAGACACGGTCGACCTTTAACCAGATGTACCAGTATTATCGTGCCCACCGGATCTCCAGTAGGTTACCTCTGATGCAGTGGCAACAGACTAAACGTTCAGGAAAGATGACCAGCCAAGGGTCGCAGAAGAATAGTGCGACGGATGGTGACTTAGATATTGCATATGCCTTGATCTTAGCGGATAAGAAGTGGGGGAGTAAGCAGGTCAACTATAAGCAGGCAGCAAAGAAGTTGTTGACTGCGATTAAACAAGAAGAACTCAACCCAACTACCCATTTACCAACCATGGGGAATTGGGCGACTAGCAGCTATGATCGGAGCAAGTTGCGGTCCTCAGATTTGATGACCGGATACTTTAAAACGTTTGCGAAATATACGAAAGATGGCACTTGGACCAAAGCAGCTAGTCGTAGCCAAGTAGCTGTTAAGAAGCTAAGTGCTCGTCATAAGACTGGCTTGTTTCCAGACTTCATCTTGGCTACGGGGAAGAGCCTTAAATTAAAGGCCGTCGCTCCTTACAGTATTGAGTCTGGAACGGATAATCAGGTTGGCTACAATGCTTGCCGGGTTCCTTGGCGACTTGCCCAAACTTATAAGTTGAAGCACGACAAGGTGACTAAGAATGCGTTGAATAAACAACTGCGCTTTTTCAATCAGAAAAAGCGGATTCAAGCAGTCTACACTTTGGGCGGTCGAACGGTAAATAACTACAGTAACGCGGCATTTGTTGCCCCAGTTCATTTTGCAGCCAAGGCGATGGGGAAGACGTCGTTAAAAAACAAAACGGCTAAGCAACTGTCCAAAAAAATTCCGCGAAAGAATTACTATTCCGCAACACTGCAAGTTGTCACTGGCTTGGAATGA